From a region of the Lactuca sativa cultivar Salinas chromosome 4, Lsat_Salinas_v11, whole genome shotgun sequence genome:
- the LOC111879163 gene encoding uncharacterized protein LOC111879163, producing the protein MSMHAKTDSEVTSQTASSPTRSPRRPVYFVQSPSRDSHDGEKTTNSFHSTPVLSPNGSPGRHSRNSSSTRFSGSLRPGSRKVSHQLQPRKGEKGFDAIEEEGLADDDHRSGIPRRCYFLAFVVGFFVLFSFFSLVLWAAAKPQKPSITMRSISFDQFVVNAGADASGVATEMVTINTTIKFNFHNRGTFFGVHVSSTPVDLAYTELTLASGSIKKFYQSRKGQRLVSVNLQGRGVPLYGGGVNWSSMDGKLTAPVPLNLNFTVKAKAYVLGKLVKPKFHRKISCAVVYKPTKVNVPISLKNSCTVE; encoded by the exons ATGTCAATGCATGCAAAAACGGATTCGGAGGTCACCAGCCAGACAGCATCGTCTCCGACGAGATCACCACGGCGGCCGGTGTATTTCGTTCAGAGTCCGTCGCGTGACTCACACGACGGGGAGAAGACCACCAACTCATTCCACTCAACACCCGTTTTAAGTCCTAACGGGTCGCCGGGCCGCCACTCCCGGAACTCATCCTCCACCCGGTTTTCCGGCTCCCTCCGACCTGGGTCGAGGAAAGTCAGCCATCAACTACAGCCTCGGAAAGGCGAAAAGGGATTTGATGCAATTGAAGAAGAAGGACTTGCTGATGATGATCACCGGAGTGGAATCCCTCGCCGGTGTTATTTTCTGGCGTTTGTTGTTGGATTTTTTGTTCTATTCTCGTTCTTTTCACTCGTTTTGTGGGCTGCTGCCAAACCTCAAAAACCCAGTATCACAATGAGG AGCATTTCGTTTGATCAATTTGTGGTCAATGCTGGAgctgatgcatctggagttgctACAGAAATGGTGACTATAAATACTACAATCAAATTCAATTTCCACAATCGGGGAACATTCTTTGGAGTTCATGTATCATCAACACCAGTCGATCTCGCATACACAGAGCTAACTCTAGCTTCAGGATCT ATCAAGAAGTTTTATCAATCAAGAAAGGGACAAAGATTGGTGAGTGTGAATTTACAGGGTCGCGGTGTGCCACTGTACGGCGGCGGTGTGAACTGGAGTAGCATGGACGGCAAACTGACGGCGCCGGTGCCGTTGAACCTGAATTTCACGGTGAAAGCCAAAGCTTATGTGCTCGGAAAATTGGTGAAACCGAAGTTCCATAGAAAGATTTCTTGTGCTGTGGTTTACAAACCCACAAAGGTCAATGTCCCAATTTCTCTCAAGAACTCATGCACAGTTGAGTGA